Proteins from one Oscillatoria nigro-viridis PCC 7112 genomic window:
- the gcvH gene encoding glycine cleavage system protein GcvH yields MAEYPQDLKYLDSHEYILLEGDIARIGITEFAVNQLGDIVFVELPEVGTKLEKGEAFGSIESVKAVESLTAPVTGTVVERNDGIVEDPEMVGDDPYGDGWLVKVRVDNPSEVDDAMSAEKYSQMIAEAE; encoded by the coding sequence ATGGCAGAATACCCACAGGACTTGAAATACCTAGACAGCCACGAATACATCCTACTCGAAGGCGACATAGCCAGGATCGGCATCACTGAGTTTGCCGTGAATCAATTAGGTGATATCGTATTTGTGGAATTGCCAGAGGTCGGTACAAAGCTGGAAAAGGGCGAAGCTTTCGGTTCAATCGAGTCAGTGAAAGCAGTTGAAAGCTTGACAGCGCCAGTTACCGGCACTGTCGTAGAACGCAACGATGGCATTGTAGAGGACCCTGAGATGGTGGGGGATGACCCCTACGGCGACGGGTGGCTGGTGAAAGTGCGCGTTGACAATCCCAGCGAAGTGGATGACGCTATGTCTGCCGAGAAATATAGCCAAATGATCGCCGAAGCTGAGTAG